The Drosophila subobscura isolate 14011-0131.10 chromosome A, UCBerk_Dsub_1.0, whole genome shotgun sequence genome includes the window CATGATAATAATGCAGCAGCGCAACTTTCTCAGTGTTGCCCCCTATTAGCAtcacaattaaatgtttattaatttcacacaaaacaaaaactgaaaaaaacattcaaaagtAAATCACAAACAATCCAAATATTATATAAGTGAGAATGCGGGATTAAAGGGATTGGGTACGCAggggatatacatatgtacatatgtatgtatgtacacatgtgaCAATTTCTCAACTGCAATTTGCTCTCAATGATCGAAGCAGAATACAGTCGTCGGTGCGTTGGCTTGTCGCTCATCTTTGGAGCGGatcgatgaggatgaggccaTAAGAAGTCGCTTTCATTATTGAATTTGTGGTCTGAACTTTCGTTACGATTTTTATTTGGCTCGCGGCTAGAAAAATATGCGCCGCATTTCAATgataatgaaaacaaaagttaaaacaaaacaacagaaacaacaaaaacaaccgCTAGCTGGCCAAACGTCGCGTCGGCgccaaagagagtgagagtggctgagagagtggaagagagtAGCCGAAGCAGCGTTGCGGTGCGGTGCGTCGACTGTCAAACGGTGGTTACCAGAAAATGACATTTTACAGTTGcttttacacacacactctcctctctctgtcactcgcAAGCGCAGAGAGCATGTGCACTTTtagctgcagctgggcgaaGGCAGCATTGGCGATTGACTCAGGGAAGGTGGAAATATTTCAGTGAATTCAATTATTGATTATTCTTAGGTTTTAATTGGAACTTGTAATATTCTccttaaatataaattgttttattgcgCGTGTATCTTCGAATTTATGTGTATCTTGCGTGCCTTAAAGAATCAGCTTGCTGCTTGGCGGCTCTCTGTCGTTGATCCCGGTttcatttaattcatttaaaaatgtttgccactaCTCAGAGTGCGTTTTCCTTAGCTATAGTATTAATGCGCCTTTAAAGTGCTGTCTAGCACGTGATAATTCATTGTTAAAGTACTCATACGAGTGCGAGCAGCAGTAGTATCCATCAATTACTAGCCGTTTAGCGCTTAAATTTTAAGAGGTGCTTACTGGAAATAAACTGAGTAATTAGGAAACAGAACAAAGTGCATTTGTAcctatatattatttataaatggcAGATCAGTAGCCAAGAGTTTAGAGGGAATTAGTATACAAGAGTCATGTTCTCCCTGCaatggcagggcagagcatTCAATGGTCAACTTTGCTCATGGATCGCTTTGCTCTCTTACCAAAAATGCCCGCAGGCCGACGCGTAGGTCAAGTGCCGCGTCGTCGCAGCTTCGTCTGGCCGCGTCTGGCCTGGGCTGTTGTATATAAATTTTGACAAAAGAAAGATTTCGGTTTAAACCAATTTTGGCAAGGCGGCGGTCTATAGGCCATAGGCTGATGACAAACACGAATCAGACCGCGTGCGCGCTTCAACAGAACCACATACCCAGCGACAGACACAGCTGCAGAATGCACTCGAAGAAGCCGCTTCCCAGCCTcagcttcctcctcctgccgctggtGCTCTGCTGTGCCTCGGTGGAGGCTTTTGGCAACGAGTATGTCCACATCAAGGTGCATGTGCCCAAGGAGCAGGACGGTGAGCCCGAGGTGGCCAAGGTCATCCACCATTACCATCaccatccgcatccgcatccgcaccagctgcagcgcctgcagcgTGGCCGTGTGGCACCGCCCAAGCCGAAGCATCCCAGTCCGCTGCTGGAGAGCGTCATACTCTCCGATCTGGACAAGCCGCTGCACATGAGCGAGCACGCGGATTATCTGAATCACGCCAAGGAGCTGGCCGCCCATCTAACGGAGACGTTCAACAAGaagccaccgccactgccactgccacccaaGAAGAAGGTAAACACCTACACGATCATCGAGGAGCAGCACGGCTCcaggccagctccagctgcacctgctgcaGTCCACGGTGGCTACGACTACGAGGATCATCCGGAGCACAGTGTGGAGACGTACCGCGTGATTGAGTCGCGGCCTGCCCCGCTCAACCACCATTCCCATCATCACCACAAGCCACACCATGACCACCATCAcgtggaggaggatgacgatgaggatCTGGGCTATCACTATCACTCGCATCATTCCCATAATCACATTGGTGGCGCCTATGCAGAGCCCGCGCCCGTCGAGGAGCACATTGAGCAGGAGGCGGAGCATGGCTACAGCTACTCAGCGCCCTACACCCAAGCTGGACGCGGCGCCAAGTCGGGCCGCGCTCCGTCCTACACGCTGCAAGCACCCGAGGATCGTCCATCGTCCGCCTACGGCTATGACTACGCCAggccgagcagcagcggcagcagcacgggCTTCCGACCATCCCCACAGCTGACTGGATACGAGGATGAGCTCTCGGACACCTATgggccgccagctgctgcagcgcgtCGTCGTCGACCGGCACTGGTGGACTGGCCCGAGGCCACAGGCTTCAACAGTGCCGCCGCCGAGACGTACAACGGTGTCGACAGCTACAACGTGGGTCATGTCCAGGGCTACGGCGGCGGTGGCTATCAGTACAGTGGGCCCTATCTGTAGCGCCCAACCCTCCCCTAGTTATAGACTTATTTATTGgcccttcttttttttcatagCTGATAAGAGTTCCCGAGCAGACAAATATATGTGTAGGTTCTCACCTTGAATGTACTCGCACGTCTCTCCATACACTCGTATTTGTCTGtggttttctgtgtgtggtgtgggaaCCGGTTGGAAAGTGGTTTAGAGCGGGGAGAGAGAACTCCTCTGCGGCCCGAACTCTGTTGGCTACTTAAGCTAATGAAATGAGTTATGTCAGTCAAACGGGCGACCCATATGCTTAAATTATATCTGTCTACATGGGCAGACGGGCAAGCAGGTGCGACTAGAAGTATACCCTAAGAAAGCTCCATACGTAGATTCGTTTGCTATTGCGTTCTCGAGCATTCTCTTTGGCACTTTTCGCTTGTGCATTCGAGGCATTTTGTGAGTCACATAAATGGCCAATGGGTGCCTCTTGCCAGGGTATTCCCCAATCAGCAGTCGCCATCATCCGTCGCAGGGATGCGCTAAGCGCACTTAGCGCCAGAGAGCAGTGACAGTCTGCAGGCCAGTTCACGATGAGGGGCCGTTTGGGCCATGTCCTGCACTTTCATCTGCGCGTCTATCAGGTGCTCGGCTTTCATGGCCTGCCCCTGCCAGGGGATGAGCGGCCGCGCAGGACGCGCCAGCTGCTGCGCGCCTGGagcctgttcctgctgctggcgctgagTGGCATGGTGGCCGTGTGCCTGACCAGCAATCTCGACTTTCTCTACAGGGGCGACATGTTCGGCTTCGTGAACGATGCTCTGAAGTACGTATTCAGCGAAGTCGCACTGCTGTCCATCTATGCGGAGACAATGGCCAGCCAGCGGGCCCTGGCACGCTTCTGGTGGCTCCATGGgaagctcagcagcagcaacacctcggctgtcggctgtcgcgTCCAGTCTCCTTGCGCAGCGAGCTGCTTCAGCATCGACGCTACCTGATCTCGCTGTACGGCATCTTGGCGATGGAGATACTCATCAATATTTGCCTGTGGCAGGTGCAGCCCTACGACATCCATTTGACACTCTTCTGGAGCACCTTCGAGCCGCTCGTCTTTCTCATGTACCTGCGGAATGTGCAGTTTGTGCTGCacatggagctgctgcgccagCAGTTGGCCCAACTCGAGCGGGAGCTGTGCCTGTTGGCCGAGTACTCGCGATTTGCCAGCGAAACGGGTCGCAGCTTCAAGGACTTTGGGCACTTCCTGCGCCGTCGCCTGCTGCAGAAGCAGTGCGTCTACAACGATGTGCACGAGATGTACAGCTGCTTCCAGCGGGCCTTTTGCTACTCCATCCTGGCCGTTCTGCTCTCGATCTATGTGAGGGTTGCAGTCGATTGCTATTTCATGTACTACACAATCTACATAGAAATTGCTAATTTGGGTGAGTCCAAAGCTCTAGCCTGTGCATTTTGATCCTTCGAATCCTCACAGATTACTCGCTGATTTTTCCCGCCTTGATTGAGATACCCGCCTTCATCTATGCCTCGCAGAGCTGCATGGTGATGTTGCCACGAATAGCCCATCAGCTGCACAATATTGTCACGGACAcgggctgctgcagctttccAGAACTCTCCCTGCAGGTGCGTCTCCCTCCCGCTggcttcttcctttttttagTCATCTTATTTGAAATTTCTTTGCAGATTCAAAACTTTTCTTTGCAAATCCTTCATCAGCCGCTGCGCATCAATTGCCTGGGCATCACCATCCTGGACTGTTGCCTGCTCACGCGGGTGAGTCCTCCAGCGTCTTCTGCCCATTCAGTGCGGAATTTCTGATTCTTTTTGCGCTTACAGATTGCCTGCTCGGTGGGCACCTACATCATCTACACCATTCAGCTTATACCAAAGTTGAGCAATCAATATTGGTAGCCTCCACACATTTGCACCACAAGTGGAACTGGAACTACACTTgtggcataaaataaaaagcataaaatCCCAAAGGCACAATTACGAAATTTCTTTGCAAATCCTTCATCAGCCGCTGCGCATCAATTGCCTGGGCATCACCATCCTGGACTGTTGTCTGCTCACGCGGGTGAGTCCTCCAGCGTCTTCTGCCCATTCAGTGCGGAATTTCTGATTCTTTTTGCGCTTACAGATTGCCTGCTCGGTGGGCACCTACATCATCTACACCATTCAGCTTATACCAAAGTTGAGCAATCAATATTGGTAGCCTCCACACATTTGTACCACAAGTGGAACTGGAACTACACTTGTGGCATAAAATACAAGGCATAAAATCCCAAAGGCACAATTACGAAACTGCTTTGTTTTCTATCTAAAAAAACTCTAGAGAGTTTGGTAAAAATCATGAACTAGAACTCAAGTAAAAGAACATTCATTCAAGTGCAAGATTCAATCAAAGTTTGCACAGGGGAAATCCAAAGGGGACTAGTTATATGATGCGTTCTCTCCTCGTTTATGTATTAAAGCTTTGTTATTatattcattaaaattatacataaatttaaacaTATACAGTATATAGTagtttatatatattaatagTGGAGGATGGGCGCAGGGAGGGAGAGTCAGAAGCAGCGTTCGGTGCGTTCGATTATTAAGTAATTATTTACAAATGTGTCTTCCGCGTGGGCGCTGGACGGGTTGCcttctccctcgctctcccctccatccatctctctctctcgccgtGGAGTCTACTTGAAGTTGCGCCGTTTGATTGCCGCACAAATTGAGATTATTTTCCTCTGTT containing:
- the LOC117903295 gene encoding uncharacterized protein LOC117903295, with translation MTNTNQTACALQQNHIPSDRHSCRMHSKKPLPSLSFLLLPLVLCCASVEAFGNEYVHIKVHVPKEQDGEPEVAKVIHHYHHHPHPHPHQLQRLQRGRVAPPKPKHPSPLLESVILSDLDKPLHMSEHADYLNHAKELAAHLTETFNKKPPPLPLPPKKKVNTYTIIEEQHGSRPAPAAPAAVHGGYDYEDHPEHSVETYRVIESRPAPLNHHSHHHHKPHHDHHHVEEDDDEDLGYHYHSHHSHNHIGGAYAEPAPVEEHIEQEAEHGYSYSAPYTQAGRGAKSGRAPSYTLQAPEDRPSSAYGYDYARPSSSGSSTGFRPSPQLTGYEDELSDTYGPPAAAARRRRPALVDWPEATGFNSAAAETYNGVDSYNVGHVQGYGGGGYQYSGPYL
- the LOC117895770 gene encoding LOW QUALITY PROTEIN: gustatory receptor 8a (The sequence of the model RefSeq protein was modified relative to this genomic sequence to represent the inferred CDS: deleted 2 bases in 1 codon), with the translated sequence MRGRLGHVLHFHLRVYQVLGFHGLPLPGDERPRRTRQLLRAWSLFLLLALSGMVAVCLTSNLDFLYRGDMFGFVNDALKYVFSEVALLSIYAETMASQRALARFWWLHGKLSSSNTSARLSRPVSLRSELLQHRRYLISLYGILAMEILINICLWQVQPYDIHLTLFWSTFEPLVFLMYLRNVQFVLHMELLRQQLAQLERELCLLAEYSRFASETGRSFKDFGHFLRRRLLQKQCVYNDVHEMYSCFQRAFCYSILAVLLSIYVRVAVDCYFMYYTIYIEIANLDYSLIFPALIEIPAFIYASQSCMVMLPRIAHQLHNIVTDTGCCSFPELSLQIQNFSLQILHQPLRINCLGITILDCCLLTRIACSVGTYIIYTIQLIPKLSNQYWHNYEISLQILHQPLRINCLGITILDCCLLTRIACSVGTYIIYTIQLIPKLSNQYW